In one Parvibaculum sp. genomic region, the following are encoded:
- a CDS encoding MBL fold metallo-hydrolase: MNNAKKPEIQGFFDEATNTVSYLVVDPASRAAAFVDPVLDFDPKSGKVSTASADRLLAAAEKAKARIEWILETHAHADHLSAAQYLKAKTGAKIGIGAQINDVQKIFTPVFNQNGPTDGREFDHLFKEGERFHIGELTVEVIATPGHTPACISYKVDDAVFVGDTLFMPDYGTARADFPGGDARTLYRSIQKLLALPPETRLFMCHDYKPEGRDNYVWETTVGEQRAANIHVHEGVGEASFVAMREKRDATLAAPVLLLPSIQVNIRAGHVPPAEDNGKRYLKIPLTVPAEAEESL; encoded by the coding sequence ATGAACAACGCAAAAAAGCCGGAAATACAGGGCTTTTTCGACGAGGCCACCAATACGGTGAGCTATCTGGTGGTCGATCCGGCGAGCCGCGCCGCCGCCTTTGTCGATCCGGTGCTCGATTTCGACCCGAAATCGGGCAAGGTTTCGACCGCGAGCGCCGACAGGCTGCTGGCCGCCGCCGAAAAGGCGAAGGCGCGGATCGAATGGATCCTCGAAACCCATGCCCATGCCGACCATCTGTCGGCCGCGCAATATCTGAAAGCGAAAACGGGCGCGAAAATCGGTATCGGCGCACAGATCAACGATGTGCAGAAAATCTTCACGCCGGTCTTCAACCAGAACGGCCCGACCGACGGCCGCGAATTCGACCACCTGTTCAAGGAGGGCGAGCGCTTTCACATCGGCGAGTTGACGGTGGAGGTCATCGCGACGCCGGGGCATACGCCGGCCTGCATCAGCTACAAGGTGGACGACGCGGTTTTCGTCGGCGACACGCTCTTCATGCCCGACTACGGCACGGCACGCGCCGACTTCCCCGGCGGCGACGCGCGCACGCTTTATCGCTCGATCCAGAAGCTGCTGGCACTGCCGCCCGAGACGCGGCTCTTCATGTGCCACGACTACAAGCCGGAGGGCCGCGACAACTATGTGTGGGAAACGACGGTGGGCGAACAGCGCGCCGCAAACATCCATGTCCATGAAGGCGTGGGCGAAGCGAGCTTCGTCGCCATGCGCGAAAAGCGCGACGCGACGCTGGCGGCCCCTGTGCTGCTCTTGCCCTCGATCCAGGTCAATATCCGCGCCGGCCACGTGCCGCCGGCCGAAGACAACGGCAAGCGCTACCTGAAAATCCCGCTGACGGTACCGGCGGAAGCAGAGGAGAGCCTTTAG
- a CDS encoding metalloregulator ArsR/SmtB family transcription factor: MRMMKSDISKLAESAGEAARMLRLLANEKRLLVLCALAVKGEASVGELAAEADLGMSALSQHLAKLREDGLVATRRHAQTVYYRIDDPDAARILKTLKDIYCA, from the coding sequence ATGCGGATGATGAAAAGCGATATTTCGAAGCTCGCCGAAAGCGCCGGCGAGGCGGCGCGGATGCTGCGCCTGCTCGCCAATGAAAAGCGACTGCTGGTGCTGTGTGCGCTGGCGGTGAAAGGCGAGGCGAGCGTCGGCGAGCTCGCGGCCGAAGCCGATCTCGGCATGTCGGCGCTCTCGCAGCATCTGGCGAAGCTGCGCGAGGACGGCCTCGTCGCCACGCGCCGGCACGCCCAGACCGTCTACTACCGGATCGACGATCCCGACGCGGCCCGGATTCTCAAAACCCTGAAAGACATCTATTGCGCTTAA
- a CDS encoding sulfite exporter TauE/SafE family protein — protein sequence MEFAAADLVALAAGALVGLTLGLVGAGGSILAVPLLVYVVGVASPHVAIGTGAIAVGANALAGVFLHARAKTVKWPCALVFAAAGVVGAFGGARLGKMVDGELLLALFGLVMIAVGVSMFLRRGDGGNAEVHLDRASARKLLPSLIGYGLAVGFLSGFFGVGGGFLIVPGLIGATNMPILFAVGSSLVSVSAFGFATASSYALAGLVDWHAAALLLAGGLAGAVLGAALARRLAARKALLTRIFAATVIAIGLYVAGQGALVFL from the coding sequence ATGGAATTCGCCGCCGCCGATCTCGTCGCGCTCGCCGCGGGCGCGCTTGTCGGGCTGACGCTCGGGCTGGTCGGCGCCGGCGGCTCCATTCTCGCCGTGCCTCTGCTCGTCTATGTCGTCGGCGTCGCCTCGCCCCATGTTGCGATCGGCACCGGCGCCATCGCGGTCGGCGCCAATGCGCTGGCCGGCGTCTTCCTTCATGCGCGCGCAAAGACCGTCAAGTGGCCCTGCGCCCTTGTCTTCGCCGCCGCGGGCGTCGTCGGCGCCTTCGGCGGTGCGCGGCTCGGCAAGATGGTCGATGGCGAGCTGTTGCTGGCGCTGTTCGGTCTCGTGATGATCGCCGTCGGCGTCTCGATGTTCCTGCGCCGCGGCGATGGTGGCAATGCGGAGGTCCATCTCGACCGCGCCTCGGCGCGCAAGCTGCTGCCGTCGCTGATCGGCTACGGGCTTGCCGTCGGTTTCCTCTCCGGGTTTTTCGGCGTCGGCGGCGGCTTTCTCATCGTGCCCGGCCTCATCGGCGCCACCAACATGCCGATCCTCTTTGCGGTCGGCTCGTCGCTGGTTTCGGTTTCCGCCTTCGGCTTCGCCACCGCTTCCTCCTATGCGCTGGCCGGACTTGTCGACTGGCATGCGGCCGCGCTGCTGCTCGCCGGCGGTCTCGCCGGCGCCGTGCTCGGCGCGGCGCTCGCCCGCCGCCTCGCCGCCCGCAAGGCGCTCCTTACACGGATATTCGCCGCGACGGTCATCGCCATCGGGCTCTATGTCGCGGGGCAGGGGGCGCTGGTGTTTTTGTGA
- a CDS encoding rhodanese family protein, with protein MTLKTITPEEAKALGARGAAIVDVRDADEFAREHIPGARNAPLAALGPGAAPQGGILVYHCKSGMRTKANAAKLAEAAGLCEAYILEGGIEAWKAAGLPVAADASQPIELMRQVQIAAGSLVVLGVALGAVVHPGFYLLSAFVGAGLVFAGVSGFCGMARLLAVMPWNRALRA; from the coding sequence ATGACCCTCAAGACCATCACCCCCGAAGAAGCCAAGGCGCTCGGCGCGCGCGGCGCCGCCATTGTCGATGTGCGCGACGCCGACGAATTCGCCCGCGAACATATTCCCGGCGCGCGCAATGCGCCGCTCGCCGCGCTCGGGCCAGGCGCCGCCCCGCAAGGCGGCATCCTCGTCTATCACTGCAAGTCCGGCATGCGCACCAAGGCCAATGCGGCAAAGCTCGCCGAGGCCGCCGGTCTCTGCGAGGCCTATATTCTCGAAGGCGGCATCGAAGCATGGAAGGCCGCCGGGCTCCCTGTCGCCGCCGACGCCTCGCAGCCCATCGAGTTGATGCGCCAGGTGCAGATCGCGGCGGGGTCGCTCGTCGTGCTCGGCGTGGCGCTCGGCGCTGTCGTCCATCCGGGCTTCTATCTGCTCTCCGCCTTTGTCGGCGCGGGGCTGGTGTTCGCCGGCGTTTCCGGCTTCTGCGGCATGGCGCGGCTGCTTGCCGTGATGCCGTGGAACCGCGCGCTGCGGGCGTAA